Part of the Desulfohalovibrio reitneri genome is shown below.
CGGCCGTGGCCGTAGGCCACTGGGGTGGCAAGATCATTGAGTGGATGCAGGTCATCGGGCACACCCCCATGCCGCTGTGGCACCCGATCAAGATTCTGGCCAACGTGGGCGCCATCGCCTTCCTGTACGGCATCACGGTGCTGACCACGCGCCGCATGAACCAGGACCCCTCCAAGCACGGCTCCAGCTTCTACGACTGGTACCTGCTGGGCGTCATCTGGATCGTGGGCCTGACCGGCGTGGGATGCGAGCTGCTGCGCCTGGCCAACGTGGCCACCCTGGCCTACCCCATGTACTACGTGCATCTGGTGTCCGTCTGGATGCTCTTCGCCTACCTGCCCTGGTCCAAGCTTGGGCATTTGGTATATAGGACTGCGGCCTTGATCTACGCCCGCAAGCATGGCCGCGTTTCCATGGAACCCAGAGAGGAAAAAATATTTGTTGTCTAACAAGGGAGGATTCCACCATGGCTGAAGCGCGCAAGACGTTCCCCATGAGCACCTTCGCCGCCTACATCAAAGGCGAGGGCAAGGAGGCCCAGAAGCAGAACATCGTCGAACTGGTCTCCTTCATGACCGGCAAGGATATCGACGACGAGTTCTACCCCTTCGCCTCCGCGCTCGGTAAGGCTTGGGTCTACGAACAGCACCCCGAACTGGCCAAGATGACCGCAGGTCAGGTCCAGGGCCTGGGCGACAACGTCTCCATGCAGGAGCTGCCCGACCAGGAAAAGACCAAGGCCGACGAGATCTTCTCCACGCTCAAGGAGTACCGCCAGCGGATCGACGAGCAGAACGAGAAGATCCAGCAGCTGGAAAGCGAGCTGGCCGAGACCAAGGGCAAGCTGGGAGAGACCGAAAAGGCCATGGCCGACTACAAGGGCAAGTACGAAGCCCTTGAGGCCTCCGGCAAGGGTGAGGGCGAGAAGGTCTTCATCGCCGCCGAGGAGAAGGTCACCGATCTGAACAACCAGATCACCGAACTGGCCGGCGAAGTGGATAAGGCCAAGAACTCCATCATCGCCATCCTCAAGGCCGCCCCCACCGGCGAGGGCGGCGCCCCGGCCGCCGGCACCGGCGCCCCCGAGGCGGGCGGCGAGCCCGAGGCCGACTTCGGCTTCGGCGGCGACCCCTTCGGCGACTCCGAGTGGTAAAATCGCCACAAGCGGCTTTGCCGTTTTCGTAAGCAAAACACCCCGGTCGGCCGCGCGCCGGCCGGGGTTTTTTTGTGTCTGTTCTCCTGATCCTTAAACAGGCTTCGAAATCATCGCTCAGAGTCTGGTGTGTTGCGAATATTATTCGGTTGCCAATGCAATCTCGCGAAAAATGCAACTCCACGTCTGGATTTTACTGACAATTACGTGAAATCTTTGTTCTTGATTCAGCGCCGCTTTTCATAGTAGCTAACGGACGCTATGGCGCATCTCAAGCTGACAGACGTGTGCGTTCGGTTCGGGGGCCTGCAGGCCCTGGCCGATGTCTCCTTCGATCTGCGGGAAGGGGAGATAATGGGGCTCATCGGCCCCAACGGCGCCGGCAAGACCACCATTTTCAACGTCATCACCGGCGTCTACAAGGTCTATTCGGGAAAGGTTGAGTACGACGGCGTTTCCATCCTGGGTAAACGACCCCACCAGGTCCTTTCCAGCGGCATCGCCCGCACCTTTCAGAACATCCGCCTCTTCACGGCCATGACCGCTCTGGAGAACGTCATGGTTGCCCAGCACTGCCGCACCCAAAGCGGAGTGTTCTCGGCTGTTCTGCGCAACCGCTCCCAGCGCGAGGAGGAGGAGCACATCAGCCAGCGCGCCCTGGAGGCGCTGGATTTCGTGGGCAT
Proteins encoded:
- a CDS encoding ABC transporter ATP-binding protein — encoded protein: MAHLKLTDVCVRFGGLQALADVSFDLREGEIMGLIGPNGAGKTTIFNVITGVYKVYSGKVEYDGVSILGKRPHQVLSSGIARTFQNIRLFTAMTALENVMVAQHCRTQSGVFSAVLRNRSQREEEEHISQRALEALDFVGMDDKAHEVARNLPYGLQRRLEIARALGSQPKTILLDEPAAGLNPAESRQLMDIIQRIAETGVNVLMVEHDMKVVMGISHRVAVLDHGDLICQGRPEEVQRDQRVIQAYLGQ